One window of Mailhella massiliensis genomic DNA carries:
- a CDS encoding TraR/DksA family transcriptional regulator — MEVVSVSAARVFPAVEVVMDRTFQERLHAEIEEEKERLRYLRGLFQAESMPDMLDNAAHLESVRFAEVLAGRSAKRLRELRALEAKGPEVRRFCEDCGELIPESRLLAAPGCVCCRACQALRDGETRQDSLGED, encoded by the coding sequence ATGGAAGTCGTAAGCGTATCCGCCGCGCGGGTGTTTCCCGCCGTGGAGGTTGTCATGGATCGTACGTTTCAGGAGCGCCTGCATGCCGAGATCGAGGAGGAGAAGGAGCGCCTGCGATACCTGCGGGGGCTTTTTCAGGCCGAATCCATGCCCGACATGCTCGACAACGCCGCGCATCTGGAATCCGTCCGTTTTGCGGAGGTCCTTGCCGGGCGCAGCGCGAAAAGACTGCGTGAACTGCGCGCCCTTGAGGCCAAGGGGCCGGAGGTGAGACGTTTTTGTGAAGACTGCGGGGAACTTATCCCCGAGTCGCGCCTTCTGGCCGCGCCGGGATGCGTGTGCTGCCGTGCCTGCCAGGCCTTGCGGGACGGGGAAACGCGGCAGGATTCTTTGGGGGAAGATTGA
- a CDS encoding CGGC domain-containing protein, producing the protein MKKVGIIRCRQTEEICPGTSDFKCAKAGTLAFEPFGPCEVVGFVSCGGCPGKNAVARAKTLVARGAEAVFLASCIRKGSPIDMPCPNYAAMKAAVEKALGDVPLIDWTH; encoded by the coding sequence ATGAAAAAAGTCGGTATCATCCGTTGCAGGCAGACGGAAGAAATCTGCCCCGGCACTTCGGATTTCAAGTGCGCGAAAGCCGGAACGCTCGCCTTCGAACCCTTCGGCCCCTGCGAAGTGGTGGGCTTCGTCAGTTGCGGCGGCTGCCCCGGCAAAAACGCCGTGGCGCGTGCGAAAACGCTCGTCGCGCGCGGTGCGGAAGCGGTGTTCCTCGCCTCCTGCATCAGAAAGGGAAGCCCCATCGACATGCCCTGTCCCAACTACGCCGCCATGAAGGCCGCCGTGGAAAAAGCCCTCGGCGACGTGCCGCTCATCGACTGGACGCACTGA
- a CDS encoding Na/Pi cotransporter family protein yields the protein MNFYTAMQLLGGVGIFLYAIKLISESLQMLAGERLRNIIGMFTKTPVLGVFLGTAVTMVIQSSSATTVMTVSFVDAGLMTLTQAIGVIMGANIGTTVTGQILAFRVKDLAYLFVLVGVLLIFTCSSKKKLKHLGEGLFGFGMLFIGMQTMESSMAFLRDRQDIFLAFSDNPLLGLLAGTLLTLLVQSSSATVGLTIALGTQGLLPLEAAIPIIFGDNIGTTVTAVLAALGTGRAARQACTAHVLFNVIGVCIWLPLMPLWIGVIAGTSDSIGHQIANAHTLFNICNTILFLPFVKPFAALIRKIIPDGERIDRRNAVYLDPNLIQRTPVVAVSAVRHECRHMGEMVDELLAHTEKVFFGQKDEEKDNVLQMEDRLDSLEDSIRSYASDIMQAGIDGKDADMLEACVISAGDLERIGDKGKRLIDFYEYRKKRGDDFSPEALAEVRSLFTATRKAVKLAVSTFGPEPFTAQHKAELDGLADHIRELEAQLRASHASRLSNGHCSPEAGLVFIDVLGAIEQIAYRSRKIADHMAGKQTAEA from the coding sequence ATGAACTTCTACACGGCCATGCAGCTTCTGGGCGGCGTCGGCATTTTTTTGTACGCCATTAAACTTATCAGCGAATCCCTTCAGATGCTTGCCGGCGAACGCCTGCGCAACATCATAGGTATGTTCACGAAAACGCCCGTTCTGGGCGTTTTTTTGGGTACGGCCGTCACCATGGTCATTCAGAGCAGCAGCGCCACCACGGTTATGACCGTGAGCTTCGTGGATGCCGGACTCATGACGCTGACGCAGGCCATCGGCGTCATCATGGGCGCGAACATCGGTACCACGGTCACGGGGCAGATTCTGGCTTTCCGTGTCAAGGATCTGGCCTATCTCTTCGTGCTTGTCGGCGTGCTGCTCATATTCACCTGCTCCTCCAAAAAGAAGTTGAAGCACCTCGGCGAGGGGCTGTTCGGCTTCGGCATGCTCTTCATCGGCATGCAGACCATGGAAAGCTCCATGGCTTTTCTGCGTGACAGGCAGGATATCTTCCTCGCCTTCAGCGACAACCCCCTCCTCGGGCTTCTCGCGGGCACGCTCCTTACGCTGCTCGTGCAGTCCAGTTCCGCCACCGTGGGCCTGACCATCGCGCTGGGTACGCAGGGCCTGCTGCCTCTTGAAGCGGCCATTCCCATCATTTTCGGCGACAACATCGGCACCACGGTCACGGCGGTGCTCGCCGCCCTGGGTACGGGCCGCGCCGCGCGTCAGGCCTGCACGGCTCACGTGCTCTTCAACGTCATAGGCGTGTGCATCTGGCTGCCGCTCATGCCGCTCTGGATAGGCGTCATCGCAGGCACTTCCGACTCCATCGGTCATCAGATCGCCAACGCCCACACGCTTTTCAACATCTGCAACACCATTCTCTTCCTGCCCTTCGTCAAGCCCTTCGCCGCGCTCATCCGCAAGATCATTCCCGACGGAGAACGCATCGACAGGCGCAACGCCGTGTACCTCGACCCCAACCTCATTCAGCGCACGCCCGTGGTTGCCGTGAGTGCGGTGCGCCATGAATGCCGCCACATGGGCGAGATGGTGGACGAACTCCTTGCCCATACGGAAAAGGTGTTCTTCGGCCAGAAGGACGAGGAGAAGGACAATGTTCTTCAGATGGAAGACAGGCTCGACAGCTTGGAAGATTCCATCCGTTCCTATGCCTCGGATATCATGCAGGCCGGTATTGACGGCAAGGATGCCGACATGCTGGAAGCGTGCGTGATCAGTGCGGGCGATCTGGAGCGCATAGGCGACAAGGGCAAGCGACTCATCGACTTTTATGAATACCGCAAGAAGCGCGGCGATGATTTCTCCCCCGAGGCTCTTGCCGAAGTGCGTTCGCTCTTCACGGCTACCCGCAAGGCCGTGAAGCTTGCGGTGAGCACCTTCGGCCCCGAACCCTTCACCGCGCAGCACAAAGCGGAGCTCGACGGCCTGGCCGATCATATCCGCGAACTTGAAGCGCAGCTTCGCGCAAGCCATGCCTCCCGCCTGAGCAACGGACACTGCTCCCCCGAGG
- a CDS encoding GntR family transcriptional regulator: MPMLQSNLSSLAYDQILQSIVSFELAPGTALQERSLANRLEMSRTPVREALHRLTYEGWIHNSFRRKVMEVRPVSDKDVEELLNLRMLLELYGVRRIFEEKANSLVGGALMDIVAMMRASQYLPDFHAMEYMVMDMKFHTVLMYFDGQPRLGRFWSQLSLESIRLGIMLMHRHHLDRNLITDSHEAIARGILRRRKKETRDALFYHNERIRKQTFHMLEGMAGG; encoded by the coding sequence ATGCCTATGTTACAGTCGAATCTTTCCTCTTTGGCGTATGATCAGATTTTACAGAGCATTGTTTCCTTTGAACTGGCCCCGGGGACGGCGCTTCAGGAACGCAGCCTTGCGAACCGGCTGGAAATGAGCCGTACTCCGGTGAGGGAGGCCCTGCACAGGCTTACCTATGAAGGCTGGATACACAACAGCTTCAGGCGCAAGGTTATGGAAGTGAGGCCCGTTTCCGACAAGGATGTGGAAGAACTTCTGAACCTGCGCATGTTGCTGGAACTGTACGGAGTGAGGCGTATTTTTGAGGAGAAGGCCAATTCTCTGGTGGGTGGCGCGCTGATGGACATCGTAGCCATGATGCGGGCGAGCCAGTACCTGCCGGACTTCCATGCCATGGAATACATGGTCATGGACATGAAGTTCCACACCGTGCTCATGTACTTCGACGGTCAGCCCCGTCTGGGCAGGTTCTGGTCGCAGCTCAGTCTGGAATCCATACGTCTCGGCATCATGCTGATGCATCGTCATCACTTGGACAGAAATCTTATTACGGATTCCCATGAAGCCATTGCCCGGGGCATACTCAGGCGCAGAAAGAAAGAGACGCGCGATGCGCTGTTCTACCATAACGAACGCATCAGAAAGCAGACCTTTCATATGCTGGAAGGCATGGCGGGCGGATAA
- a CDS encoding hemolysin family protein, whose product MEIFILVILILLNGIFAMSEIALVTARKARLMPRAAAGDKAAQAAIRLGENPTRFLSTVQIGITSIGLLSGIVGEAALAGPLSAWMQESLGIPASSSGMIATVVVVAAVTYLSIVVGELVPKRLGQLASEKMACLVARPMTALAVISRPFVALLAWSTGALLRLLRVNTEEGQPVTEEEIQAMIDESSEAGAIESKQRDMLRNIFRLDDRPANSIMTPRTDIRFLDTRLSPLENLEILSRHEHSWLPVCHGGLGELAGVIRTNQALLLCAGRLPEKEEFSRALKKHCRPPVFVPETLTSLELLKLLQERGVHIAFIVDEYGTVQGIVTPRDILEVLAGQIGTPQEHSWAVQRENGSWLMDGSIPVPELKDRLGLQSLPSEDRGYYTILSGMFMFMTGRIPREGDYVCWEGWRFEVVDMDGNMVDKVLVERLPEEMPQEENT is encoded by the coding sequence ATGGAAATATTCATTCTTGTCATTCTCATTCTGTTGAACGGCATTTTCGCCATGTCGGAAATCGCCCTGGTCACCGCCCGCAAGGCGCGTCTCATGCCCCGCGCAGCTGCGGGAGACAAGGCGGCACAGGCCGCCATCCGCCTGGGGGAGAATCCCACACGCTTTCTCTCCACCGTACAGATCGGCATCACCTCCATCGGGCTTTTGAGCGGCATTGTGGGGGAGGCTGCGCTTGCCGGTCCCCTGTCGGCATGGATGCAGGAATCCCTGGGCATACCGGCCTCGTCGTCGGGCATGATCGCCACCGTCGTCGTGGTGGCCGCCGTCACCTATCTTTCCATTGTAGTGGGCGAACTCGTCCCCAAGCGCCTCGGACAGCTCGCCTCGGAAAAAATGGCCTGTCTTGTGGCCCGTCCCATGACGGCGCTTGCCGTCATAAGCAGGCCCTTCGTCGCCCTGCTCGCCTGGTCCACGGGCGCATTGCTGCGCCTTCTCAGAGTGAATACGGAGGAAGGCCAGCCCGTCACGGAAGAAGAAATTCAGGCCATGATCGATGAAAGCTCGGAAGCGGGAGCCATAGAAAGCAAGCAGCGCGACATGCTCCGCAACATCTTCCGCCTGGACGACCGGCCCGCAAATTCCATCATGACGCCCCGCACGGACATACGCTTTCTGGATACGCGCCTCTCCCCGCTGGAAAATCTCGAAATTCTGAGCAGGCACGAGCATTCCTGGCTGCCGGTCTGTCACGGAGGACTCGGAGAGCTTGCGGGCGTCATCCGCACCAATCAGGCGCTTCTGCTGTGCGCGGGCAGGCTGCCGGAAAAGGAGGAATTCTCCCGCGCCCTCAAGAAGCACTGCCGGCCGCCCGTCTTCGTGCCCGAAACCCTCACCAGCCTGGAACTTCTGAAGCTCCTTCAGGAACGGGGCGTGCATATCGCCTTTATTGTGGATGAATACGGTACCGTGCAGGGCATCGTTACCCCCCGGGATATTCTCGAGGTTCTGGCCGGGCAGATAGGAACGCCGCAGGAACATTCCTGGGCCGTGCAGAGGGAAAACGGAAGCTGGCTCATGGACGGCAGCATTCCCGTACCGGAACTGAAGGACAGACTCGGCCTGCAAAGCCTGCCCTCGGAAGACAGGGGCTACTACACCATCCTGAGCGGCATGTTCATGTTCATGACCGGCCGCATTCCCCGTGAAGGGGATTATGTCTGCTGGGAAGGCTGGCGCTTCGAGGTGGTGGATATGGATGGAAACATGGTCGACAAGGTGCTTGTGGAACGTCTGCCGGAAGAAATGCCGCAGGAAGAGAACACCTGA
- a CDS encoding carbon-nitrogen family hydrolase, which yields MKVCAVQMDVRRADRAANRETVRRMVAEAVHGNGAPDVFVLPELWSTGYALERAGELASPMGEDDAAFLGGLAVQYGVSFAGGSVLSAREGRVYNRAQVIDREGRYIAGYDKIHLFRLMEEDRYLSPGEGVLSFTLGGMRCASVICYDIRFCELSRRLAVEGAELLFVSAEWPLARHEHWETLLRARAVENQMYVAACNRCGTTGEETFAGRSMIIAPDGEVLARAGEREEAICASVEPSFVREVRGRIPVFLDRVPRLY from the coding sequence ATGAAAGTATGTGCCGTGCAGATGGATGTGAGGCGGGCGGACAGGGCGGCCAACCGGGAGACGGTGAGGCGCATGGTGGCGGAGGCCGTACACGGAAACGGGGCGCCCGACGTGTTCGTGCTGCCGGAACTCTGGTCCACGGGCTACGCTCTGGAGCGTGCCGGGGAACTTGCCTCCCCCATGGGCGAGGATGACGCCGCCTTCCTGGGCGGACTGGCCGTGCAGTACGGCGTATCCTTTGCCGGAGGTTCCGTGCTTTCGGCACGGGAAGGGCGGGTGTACAACCGCGCCCAGGTCATCGACAGGGAAGGGCGCTATATCGCCGGATACGACAAGATACATCTTTTCCGTCTCATGGAGGAGGACAGGTATCTTTCTCCCGGGGAAGGCGTGCTTTCCTTCACGCTCGGCGGTATGCGCTGCGCTTCGGTGATCTGTTACGACATACGCTTCTGCGAGCTGAGCCGCAGGCTGGCCGTGGAGGGAGCGGAGCTTCTTTTCGTCAGCGCCGAATGGCCGCTTGCACGTCATGAGCACTGGGAGACGCTGCTTCGCGCCCGCGCCGTGGAAAATCAGATGTATGTTGCGGCGTGCAACCGCTGCGGAACAACGGGAGAAGAGACGTTTGCGGGCCGCTCCATGATCATTGCCCCGGACGGGGAGGTGCTGGCCCGGGCGGGAGAGCGCGAAGAAGCGATATGCGCATCCGTGGAGCCTTCCTTCGTGCGGGAGGTGCGCGGCAGAATACCGGTGTTTCTCGACCGGGTCCCCCGGCTTTACTGA
- a CDS encoding sodium-dependent transporter, translating to MSQQASSDSGKGNRGLFSGHIGFILAVAGSAVGLGNIWRFPYLAAKYGGGIFLLVYIILMLTFGYALIVAETSLGRKTRLSPVGAYRAFGQMKSNPFLVFGGWVNAVVPMLILPYYCLIGGWIIKFLFEYVVGQVDAVAADGYFGGFISSTWEPVLWHLIFLGCTLGIILKGVEGGVERASRVMMPLLLILAVIVAIYSMTRPGAGAGIYYYLVPDFSKFSIMTVVAACGQLFFSLSIGMGILITYGSYMKKEVNVEQATYSIGLMDTLVATLAGFMIIPAVFAFSGGTAEALNAGPSLMFITIPKVFESMGFGGVIGAVFFLMVFFAALTSSISIMETCVSTLTDELHWSRRKSALFMTFEAIALGIPCSLGFGVWDFISIAGLSILDMMDFLASLILCPLAAMLTCLLVGRIMGIDTLISEVKISSAFHGEKIFRVCISWLAPVLLLVVLLSSVGATLGFIKI from the coding sequence ATGTCGCAGCAGGCATCATCCGATTCGGGCAAAGGCAACCGCGGGCTTTTTTCCGGCCATATAGGATTCATTCTCGCCGTGGCGGGTTCCGCCGTGGGCCTCGGCAACATCTGGCGATTCCCCTATCTCGCCGCCAAGTACGGCGGGGGCATCTTCCTGCTGGTCTACATCATTCTCATGCTCACCTTCGGCTACGCCCTCATCGTGGCGGAAACCAGCCTCGGCCGTAAGACGCGCCTCAGCCCCGTGGGCGCCTACCGCGCCTTCGGCCAGATGAAGAGCAACCCCTTCCTGGTGTTCGGCGGCTGGGTGAACGCCGTCGTGCCCATGCTCATCCTGCCATACTACTGCCTCATCGGCGGCTGGATCATCAAATTCCTCTTTGAATACGTCGTCGGGCAGGTGGACGCCGTGGCCGCAGACGGTTACTTCGGCGGCTTCATTTCCTCCACCTGGGAACCCGTGCTCTGGCACCTCATCTTCCTCGGCTGCACCCTCGGCATCATCCTCAAGGGCGTGGAAGGCGGCGTGGAGCGCGCTTCCCGCGTCATGATGCCGCTGCTGCTCATTCTTGCCGTCATCGTGGCCATCTACTCCATGACCCGTCCCGGCGCGGGCGCGGGCATCTACTACTATCTGGTGCCGGACTTCTCCAAGTTCTCCATCATGACGGTGGTTGCGGCCTGCGGCCAGCTCTTCTTCTCCCTGTCCATAGGCATGGGCATTCTCATCACCTACGGCTCCTACATGAAGAAGGAAGTCAACGTGGAGCAGGCCACCTACAGCATCGGCCTCATGGACACGCTGGTCGCCACGCTCGCCGGTTTCATGATCATCCCCGCGGTGTTCGCCTTCTCCGGCGGTACGGCGGAAGCCCTGAACGCCGGCCCTTCGCTCATGTTCATCACCATCCCCAAGGTTTTTGAAAGCATGGGCTTCGGCGGCGTCATCGGCGCGGTGTTCTTCCTCATGGTGTTCTTCGCCGCCCTCACCTCCAGCATTTCCATCATGGAAACCTGCGTTTCCACCCTTACCGACGAGCTGCACTGGTCGCGCAGAAAGAGCGCCCTGTTCATGACCTTCGAAGCCATCGCCCTCGGCATCCCCTGCTCCCTCGGCTTCGGCGTGTGGGACTTCATCTCCATCGCCGGCCTCAGCATCCTCGACATGATGGACTTCCTCGCCAGCCTCATTCTCTGCCCCCTGGCCGCCATGCTCACCTGCCTGCTCGTGGGCCGCATCATGGGCATCGACACGCTCATTTCCGAAGTGAAGATCTCCTCCGCCTTCCACGGGGAAAAAATCTTCCGGGTCTGCATCTCCTGGCTGGCTCCCGTGCTTCTGCTCGTCGTGCTGCTCTCCTCCGTGGGCGCCACCCTCGGCTTCATCAAGATCTGA